The Synergistetes bacterium HGW-Synergistetes-1 genome contains the following window.
CGATCGATGCAGTGCTCCCGATGGAAGTCCCTGCGATAAGCCTTGTAAGCGGTATTATTGCAATCATAAGTATTATGAACGGGAATGAACGGAGCAGATTTACTATCAGGCTCAATGTGGAATAAACTGCTTTGTTGGGCTTAAGACCGTTTGAACCCGTCATTATCATCACTATTGCGACAGCAAATCCAAATATCCCTGAGAAAAGGGTTGACAGCGCTATCATGTAAAGTGTCTCCCAAAGTGCGAAGAGCAGTTCATTCAGCATTTTTCATTACCTCCCAGAACATTCCGTTATCCCTCAGCCAGTTGATCACTTTTTCCAGGTCAGCATCCGAGACGTTAATTATCAAAAATCCCATCACGGTATCCCTGTATCTTTCTATCCTTCCGCCAACCACAGAAAAGTTTATGTCAAGCTCCCTGGCCATCCTGGTTATTATGCTCTCGTTGGCTATCTCACGCGGGAACATCAGCCTTATGTTGGTCCCGGATGGGATCACCGCATAGTCGTCTGTTATGAGCTTGCGAAGCTCTTCTCCGGGGGCAAGGAAAAGGTTGTCCGCATCACCTGATGCCACGACCCTGCCTCCGTCCAGTATCACTACCTTGTTGCAGACCATTTTGACAACTTCCATCTGGTGTGTGACAACTATGATCGTTACCCCAAGCTTTACATTGATATCCATAAGCAGTTCCAGGATAGATATTGTGGTCTTGGGATCAAGTGCCGATGTTGCTTCGTCGCAGAGTAATATCTTAGGTTTGAGTGCCAGGGCCCTTGCGATGCCTATACGTTGTTTCTGGCCTCCGCTAAGGTTGCGTATCTTCTCATTTTTCTTCTCTGTCAGCCCAACAAGCTCAAGAAGTTCTCTTACCCTCTCCTCAGCCTCTTTCTTAGGAACTCCCCAGACCTCCAGGGGAAACATGATGTTTTCGTAAACGTTCTTTCTGTTCATAAGATTGAAGTTCTGAAAGATCATGCCCATCTCTTTGCGAAGCTCTTTCAGCCCTTTTGGATCAAGTTCGCATACTTCCTGCCCCATTACGC
Protein-coding sequences here:
- a CDS encoding methionine ABC transporter ATP-binding protein, with protein sequence MIEVRGLGKKFGELKVLNDVSLKVEPGDVFGIVGHSGAGKSTLLRCLNGLEAYSEGSVRVMGQEVCELDPKGLKELRKEMGMIFQNFNLMNRKNVYENIMFPLEVWGVPKKEAEERVRELLELVGLTEKKNEKIRNLSGGQKQRIGIARALALKPKILLCDEATSALDPKTTISILELLMDINVKLGVTIIVVTHQMEVVKMVCNKVVILDGGRVVASGDADNLFLAPGEELRKLITDDYAVIPSGTNIRLMFPREIANESIITRMARELDINFSVVGGRIERYRDTVMGFLIINVSDADLEKVINWLRDNGMFWEVMKNAE